In a single window of the Nilaparvata lugens isolate BPH chromosome 1, ASM1435652v1, whole genome shotgun sequence genome:
- the LOC120352444 gene encoding uncharacterized protein LOC120352444: MSCKICFKSVRSGHNFDKVACGVCSGLVHTTCAGLDANDVKYMTDNNQIWRCRECNLERRKSMSSEAPVTTVSVSSLSDVISLLRKIETDLGNSLEACHAEIKELKERQETRNEKFETCLNTIETLTRRVVSLEKENIQLKERVEDLEQYSRVNMVEIRGLPQQTNENLTSMVCSISGALGCQITEDSIDTCHRIGRAGPEGPAPVVVKFVRRTDKNALLQKRRVKRDFSSRHIGGNTDRPIYINECLSPSRRKLFSLARSAHKEHRFRFLWVRDCKILIRKKEGSPVIELKSVEQLENLIAQSPLPIINADKSTESTSND; the protein is encoded by the coding sequence ATGTCGTGTAAAATCTGTTTTAAGTCGGTGCGAAGCGGTCATAACTTTGATAAGGTTGCTTGTGGCGTGTGTTCGGGACTAGTGCATACAACCTGCGCTGGACTTGATGCTAATGACGTTAAATATATGACGGACAATAACCAAATATGGCGCTGTAGGGAGTGTAACTTGGAGCGACGAAAAAGTATGTCGAGTGAGGCGCCGGTGACAACCGTTTCAGTGTCGTCATTATCCGATGTAATCTCATTACTCAGAAAAATAGAGACTGATTTGGGAAATTCACTGGAGGCGTGTCATGCGGAGATTAAGGAGCTGAAGGAAAGACAGGAGACTCGTAATGAGAAATTTGAAACCTGTCTTAACACTATCGAGACTTTAACTAGGAGAGTCGTGAGTTTAGAAAAGGAGAACATTCAATTGAAGGAGCGTGTAGAAGATTTGGAACAGTATTCCAGAGTTAATATGGTCGAGATACGGGGCCTGCCTCAGCAAACTAACGAAAACCTCACCTCGATGGTTTGTAGCATATCTGGTGCTCTCGGCTGTCAGATCACGGAGGATTCCATCGACACATGTCACCGAATAGGTCGTGCTGGACCAGAGGGGCCGGCTCCAGTTGTCGTCAAATTCGTCAGGAGAACCGACAAAAACGCGCTGCTTCAAAAGAGGAGAGTTAAGCGTGACTTTTCAAGCAGACACATCGGCGGTAACACGGATCGACCGATCTACATCAATGAATGTCTATCACCATCAAGGAGGAAACTTTTCTCATTGGCCAGATCTGCACATAAAGAGCATCGATTTCGATTCCTGTGGGTGAGAGACTGTAaaattttaataagaaaaaaggAAGGTAGCCCAGTGATTGAACTCAAGTCAGTCGAACAACTAGAAAACTTGATAGCTCAAAGCCCATTGCCAATAATCAATGCTGATAAAAGTACTGAAAGCACCTCGAATGATTAA
- the LOC111045846 gene encoding zinc finger protein 596-like isoform X1, whose translation MLNKAIFTINTIYHSSLFINFLHFFLIEMDFEDYSNGESDSDDYLPASEVIICETVYDSKKAIMDWNKQPMARWVEHENEVCQKPTSECSTACSPNDNEKEQTVLGYRQIFIKQEQNDFQDAEENWENLDCNTVEVIPDMRTFNCSTSGHFNGSSIEKDATTLFTEPKQVLNKVKKATLHCSDSFRRLSHLKLQIRKHKKPSNCEFCDYKTTNSSNLKRHVRTHIGVKPVQSVSCTFCDKKFSGSATLRNHLKKHSAEMRFSCELCDYKCNELVTLNTHIGTHNMDKKPFCCELCDYKFSRSGHLRRHMRTHTGEKPYSCKLCDFRCAQIGSIQYHFRKHHEDEDYSKLYVYKYATN comes from the exons ATGTTGAATAAAGCTATTTTTACTATTAATACAATCtatcattcatcattatttatcaattttttacatttttttttaattgagatGGATTTTGAG GATTATTCGAATGGAGAATCGGACTCTGATGATTATTTGCCCGCAAGTGAAGTGATAATTTGCGAAACTGTTTATGACAGCAAGAAGGCGATAATGGATTGGAATAAACAACCG ATGGCGAGATGGGTTGAGCATGAGAACGAAGTCTGTCAAAAACCAACATCAGAGTGCAGCACTGCATGCTCCCCAAATGATAATGAAAAAGAGCAAACAGTTCTTGGGTATCGTCAAATATTCATCAAACAAGAACAAAATG ATTTCCAAGATGCAGAAGAAAATTGGGAAAATCTAGACTGCAACACAGTGGAGGTCATACCTGATATGAGGACTTTTAACTGCAGTACATCTGGCCATTTCAATGGCAGCAGCATTGAAAAAGATGCAACCACATTGTTTACCGAACCAAAACAAGTACTAAATAAAGTGAAAAAGGCTACGCTCCACTGTAGCGACAGTTTTCGCCGACTCTCTCACTTGAAGCTGCAAATTAGGAAGCATAAGAAACCTTCCAATTGTGAGTTTTGTGATTACAAGACAACCAACTCCAGTAATCTGAAGAGACATGTCAGAACCCACATCGGCGTAAAACCGGTACAAAGTGTCAGTTGTACATTTTGTGACAAGAAGTTCAGTGGGTCAGCTACTTTGAGGAATCATCTCAAGAAGCATTCAGCAGAAATGCGCTTCAGTTGTGAGTTATGCGACTATAAATGCAATGAGTTAGTTACATTAAACACACATATTGGAACACATAATATGGACAAAAAACCTTTCTGTTGTGAATTGTGTGACTATAAATTCAGTCGGTCAGGTCATTTGAGACGTCATATGAGGACGCATACAGGTGAAAAGCCTTACAGCTGTAAACTCTGTGACTTCAGATGCGCTCAGATTGGTAGTATCCAATATCATTTCCGCAAGCatcatgaagatgaagattACAGTAAACTATATGTGTATAAATACGCTACAAATTAG
- the LOC111045846 gene encoding zinc finger protein 596-like isoform X2: MDFEDYSNGESDSDDYLPASEVIICETVYDSKKAIMDWNKQPMARWVEHENEVCQKPTSECSTACSPNDNEKEQTVLGYRQIFIKQEQNDFQDAEENWENLDCNTVEVIPDMRTFNCSTSGHFNGSSIEKDATTLFTEPKQVLNKVKKATLHCSDSFRRLSHLKLQIRKHKKPSNCEFCDYKTTNSSNLKRHVRTHIGVKPVQSVSCTFCDKKFSGSATLRNHLKKHSAEMRFSCELCDYKCNELVTLNTHIGTHNMDKKPFCCELCDYKFSRSGHLRRHMRTHTGEKPYSCKLCDFRCAQIGSIQYHFRKHHEDEDYSKLYVYKYATN; the protein is encoded by the exons ATGGATTTTGAG GATTATTCGAATGGAGAATCGGACTCTGATGATTATTTGCCCGCAAGTGAAGTGATAATTTGCGAAACTGTTTATGACAGCAAGAAGGCGATAATGGATTGGAATAAACAACCG ATGGCGAGATGGGTTGAGCATGAGAACGAAGTCTGTCAAAAACCAACATCAGAGTGCAGCACTGCATGCTCCCCAAATGATAATGAAAAAGAGCAAACAGTTCTTGGGTATCGTCAAATATTCATCAAACAAGAACAAAATG ATTTCCAAGATGCAGAAGAAAATTGGGAAAATCTAGACTGCAACACAGTGGAGGTCATACCTGATATGAGGACTTTTAACTGCAGTACATCTGGCCATTTCAATGGCAGCAGCATTGAAAAAGATGCAACCACATTGTTTACCGAACCAAAACAAGTACTAAATAAAGTGAAAAAGGCTACGCTCCACTGTAGCGACAGTTTTCGCCGACTCTCTCACTTGAAGCTGCAAATTAGGAAGCATAAGAAACCTTCCAATTGTGAGTTTTGTGATTACAAGACAACCAACTCCAGTAATCTGAAGAGACATGTCAGAACCCACATCGGCGTAAAACCGGTACAAAGTGTCAGTTGTACATTTTGTGACAAGAAGTTCAGTGGGTCAGCTACTTTGAGGAATCATCTCAAGAAGCATTCAGCAGAAATGCGCTTCAGTTGTGAGTTATGCGACTATAAATGCAATGAGTTAGTTACATTAAACACACATATTGGAACACATAATATGGACAAAAAACCTTTCTGTTGTGAATTGTGTGACTATAAATTCAGTCGGTCAGGTCATTTGAGACGTCATATGAGGACGCATACAGGTGAAAAGCCTTACAGCTGTAAACTCTGTGACTTCAGATGCGCTCAGATTGGTAGTATCCAATATCATTTCCGCAAGCatcatgaagatgaagattACAGTAAACTATATGTGTATAAATACGCTACAAATTAG